The DNA window CAGGTCTCTCGGCCTGCGTACGCCAGGCCGCGCCAGCGCAACGCCCCTCCGGCTGTAGCTGCAGCGCTCGGCCAGCGCGCTAGCAGCTCAGCCTCCAGCGCACGCTCTAGCGGCTCTTGCTCTTGGCCCGCCCCCGGCTGGGCGCCGTACCTGCCGGGCCCGCCGTGCTGCGACGACGACCCGACCCGCTCGATGCTGGCCGTCGCTCCTTGGTGGGCTTCGCGACGCTCGCCTCGACGACGTCCTCGACGCCTTGCTGTGCCTTGAGGTTCCGGAGCTGATCGCGCAAGCGCGCGGCCTTCTCGAACTCCAGGTTCTCGGCGGCCGTGAACATCTCCTGCCGCAGCGCCTCGATCTGGTCCGCAATGTCGAGCTTGTCGCGCGCAGCCTGCGGCGAAGCGGTGCGGGCCGGCCCCTTGGACACGGCGTAGTAGTCGCGCCCGCCGGAGGTGGGTGACAGGTCCAGGATGGCCTTCTTCACCGTGGCCGGGGTGATGTTGTGCTCGATGTTGTACGCCTCCTGGATGGCTCGGCGGCGGTCGGTCTCCCCGATCGCGTGCTTCATCGCGTCCGTGATGCGGTCGGCATACATCAACACATGGCCGCGCACGTTACGGGCAGCGCGGCCGATGGTCTGGATCAGCGAACGCGGGCTGCGCAGGAACCCCTCCTTGTCCGCGTCGAGGATGGCCACCAGCGAGACCTCGGGGAGATCGAGACCTTCACGCAAGAGGTTGATGCCCACCAGCACGTCGAACTCACCCCGGCGTAGATCGCGCAGGATCTCCACCCGCTCCAGGGTGTCGATGTCGGAATGGAGGTACCGCACCCGCACGCCCAGCTCGGTGTAGTACTCGGTCAGATCCTCGGCCATGCGCTTGGTCAAGGTGGTGACCAGCACACGTTCGCCAGCGCTCACCGTCTCGCGGACGCGCGCGAGCAGCTCGTCCACCTGACCCGCCACCGGGCGCACCGTGATCTGCGGATCGGTGAGCCCCGTGGGCCGGATGATCTGCTCGACGACGGTTCCCCCGACGCGCGTCAGCTCGTACTCGCCCGGCGTGGCGCTGACGAAGAGCACCTGGTTGTAGTGCTCCTCGAACTCCTCGAACTTGAGGGGGCGATTGTCCAGCGCGCTCGGCATGCGGAAGCCATGCTCGACGAGCGTCTCCTTGCGCGCCCGATCACCACGGTACATCGCCGCCACCTGGGGGATGGTCTGGTGGGACTCGTCGACGATGAGCAGGAAGTCCTTGGGGAAGTAGTCGATCAGGGTCGGCGGAGGCTCGCCGGGGTTCCGGCCCGAAAGGTGCCGGGAGTAGTTCTCGATGCCGTTGCAGAAGCCCATCTGCTCGAGCATCTCCAGGTCGTACATCGTCCTCTGCTCGATGCGCTGCTTCTCCAGGAACCGGCCCGCTTTGTCATAAAACTCGATCCGGGTCTGGAGCTCTTCGCGGATGGAGGCGATGGAGCGGCGGAGCTGCTGCTGCTCGGTGACGTAGTGGGACCCTGGATAGACCGCGTAGCGGTCGAGCTGACCGACGACCTTCCCGCGGACCGGGTCGACCTCCTTGATGGCCTCGATCTCGTCACCGAAGAACTCGACGCGGATGGCGAGCGACTCCTCGTAGGCCGGGAAGATCTCCACCACGTCACCGCGCACCCGGAACGTGCCGCGGTGAAAGTCGACGTCATTGCGCAAGTACTGGATGTCGACCAGCCGCCGCAGGAGCTCGTCTCGCCGGAACTCCTCGCCCTTCTCCAGCTTGATGAGGAGCCCGTGGTAGCTCTCCGCCGAGCCGATGCCGTAGATGCAGCTCACCGAAGCGACGATGATCACGTCCGGCCGCGAGAGGAGCGCGTGCGTGGCCGCGTGGCGCATCCGGTCGATCGCGTCGTTGATGATCGCGTCCTTCTCGATGTACGTGTCGCTGGCCGGGACGTAGGCCTCGGGCTGGTAGTAGTCGTAGTAGCTGACGAAATACTGAACCGCGTTGTTCGGGAAGAGCTCACGCATCTCCCCGTAGAGCTGCGCCGCCAG is part of the Chondromyces crocatus genome and encodes:
- the uvrB gene encoding excinuclease ABC subunit UvrB — translated: MPTSFELVSEFKPCGDQPRALQEISSAFDRGEQSQVLLGVTGSGKTFTAAKVIEHLQKPTLILAPNKTLAAQLYGEMRELFPNNAVQYFVSYYDYYQPEAYVPASDTYIEKDAIINDAIDRMRHAATHALLSRPDVIIVASVSCIYGIGSAESYHGLLIKLEKGEEFRRDELLRRLVDIQYLRNDVDFHRGTFRVRGDVVEIFPAYEESLAIRVEFFGDEIEAIKEVDPVRGKVVGQLDRYAVYPGSHYVTEQQQLRRSIASIREELQTRIEFYDKAGRFLEKQRIEQRTMYDLEMLEQMGFCNGIENYSRHLSGRNPGEPPPTLIDYFPKDFLLIVDESHQTIPQVAAMYRGDRARKETLVEHGFRMPSALDNRPLKFEEFEEHYNQVLFVSATPGEYELTRVGGTVVEQIIRPTGLTDPQITVRPVAGQVDELLARVRETVSAGERVLVTTLTKRMAEDLTEYYTELGVRVRYLHSDIDTLERVEILRDLRRGEFDVLVGINLLREGLDLPEVSLVAILDADKEGFLRSPRSLIQTIGRAARNVRGHVLMYADRITDAMKHAIGETDRRRAIQEAYNIEHNITPATVKKAILDLSPTSGGRDYYAVSKGPARTASPQAARDKLDIADQIEALRQEMFTAAENLEFEKAARLRDQLRNLKAQQGVEDVVEASVAKPTKERRPASSGSGRRRSTAGPAGTAPSRGRAKSKSR